Within the Canis lupus familiaris isolate Mischka breed German Shepherd chromosome 26, alternate assembly UU_Cfam_GSD_1.0, whole genome shotgun sequence genome, the region GCACCGCCTAAGGCCGCGCGCATGCGCAGAACGCCCGCTCGCCGGCCACGCCCCTGCCACGACCCCGCCGGCGCCAAACATCCGGCGGGCCGACCGTTCGTCCGCGCTGGCCAATCAGAGTGCACTCTGGCCCTTAGATCCCGCCCCACCGCGCGCGCAGCCAATCGCCGGTCCCGGCGCGCAGCGGCGGTGAATTCAAAGGGCGGTGGGGGCGGCGGGCGGAAGAGCCGAGGCTCGGGCGGCGGGGatggcggaggcggaggcggaggtcGGGGCGCGCGCCCAGGCGCTCGAGTAAGCCGGGGGACggcggggagggccgggggggAGGGCTGCTCCCGGCCCGGGGTCCCCGCGCGCCGCCTGCCTCGGCCACGCTGGACGCGTCTGCCGGGGTCGCTCAGCCTCCGAGGCCGCGGCGCGCGCACACGGGCCCCGCTGGGCCGCCGGGTCGGGGCGCCGcggtcccgggggaggcgggggggcgggcaaGGTGCCGGCGCCAGCCCAGCGCGGCCCCTCCCTTCCCGGCCCCGCGTCTCCGACTGACTCCGGAGAGggcagccccccccgcccccggctctgCCCGCCGTGCTCAGGCAGCGGTCCCGTGTCCGCCCTGGGCCTGTGCCCACAGCCCCGcggcctgcagctcagggcagcTCCGCGCCTCCGCGCAGGGAGAGCCGTTGGGGCCTGTCCGGCGCCCCTGAGTCTGCAgccaccaccccccccctccgccccgccccatCTCTTGCCCTCAGGGCCCTGGCCGCGCTGGGGGACATCCTGGAGCCCGTGGGCCGGCAAGAGGAGGTAGAGCTGCCAGCCCAGATCCTGGCGGAGTTCGTGATGGTAAGTGCAGCACGAGAAGCTAGGGAccgcccccagggccccggggcagCGCCCACTCCGCCTGTGCTGTCCCCTGCCCACTCCCCGAACAGGACTCCCGGAAGAAGGACAAGCTGCTCTGCAGTCAGCTTCAGGTAGTAGACTTCCTGCAGAACTTCCTGGCTCAGGAGGGCATCGTCCAGGGACTAGACCCCTTGGCTTCTGAAGACACGAGCCGTGAGTAGGCGGGGGGGCTGGGATGGGAAAGGAGCAGACGCCTGTCAGGTCAGCTCCTTGGTTGATGGGAAGACCCAGGCCTCGGTGTTGCCGACGGGCAGGCCAGTCTCCCTTGTGTTCTGATCCGTGGTGGCTCCTTCCAGGGCAGAAGGCACTTGCAGTCAAGGAGCAATGGAAAGAGCTGAAGGCCACTTACCAGGAGCACGTGGAAGCCATCACAGGTGCCCTGACCCAGGCCCTGGCCAAGACGGAGGAGGCGCAGAGCAAGCGGGTGCAGCTCCAGGAAGCCCTGGAACAGCTCCAGGCCAAGGTGCAGCCAGgctgagggatggagggaggagagggcaggcgTGCTGGGTGGGACCCACCAACCACCTCCCAGAATCCAGCTAGGAGAACACTCCTCCTCTGCTTGTTCCCCTCCTGTGCTTACCTGCAGAAGCAAGTGGCCATGGAGAGAGCGAGAACAGCCCAGAAGCAGTGGCAGCTGCAACAGGTAGGTCCACACCCCGAGGAGCATGTTCCATTCCTACCACTACGCCATTGCATGGGCTCTGTCATCTGCCTGAAAGACCTCTGCCCCCCTCTTCCCTCGTGAGGCATGTAGCATGGGTGGTAGCATAGAGGTGCCAGCACGGCCTCAGTGGTAGTGTTGCCGCTCACTGTGCATGACGTCGGGCCGTCCCCTCACTTCCTGTGCTGCTCCTATGTCTGTGAAGTGGAGGCAACACTAGCACCTGCTCTGTAGGATTAAGTTGATCAAGTCATTAGTGTAGCAAGTACTGGAAGGAACACTCTGCACATATGGCAGGTAGCAAACTAAGTGTTACCATTCTTGTGTCTGTGTCCTCCAAAATGCGTCACACTGGGATAGTGTGTTCTGACCCTACTATTTCTCTAGGCCCCTTGTTTTGCCTGAGGGTGGGTAGGGTCCCTCTTTCCATCTGTGGGTATCCTCCCCAAGTTGGATGTAGCCTGGAGTGCTCTGAGACGGGCGAACCTGGCGAGCTGTGTCTGGTTCTCATTCCTCTTAGGAGAAGCGTCTGCAGCATCTGGCAGAGGCTTCAGCAGAGGTGAGACAGCGGCAGAGAGGAGCTCAGCAGGAGCTTGAGCGGCTGCGTCAGGAACTTGGAGCCTTACAACAGCAGGCCGGGCAGAAGCGGGACAGGCTTCAGAGGTGAGGCTGGGAGTGTGGGCTGCCGACCCAGCGTGCCCCAGTTTCCTCCCTCTACCACCCACCTCTTCCTGCCAGGCACCAGACCTTCCTCCGGCTGCTGCACATACTGCAGGGTGAGCCACTGCTCCCCGGGGCAGAGACGGAGCGGCCTCAAGAGCTGGGTATTCCTGAGGCTAAGCCCCGGGAGCAGAACACTGGGGATGCTGTGGGGAAAGACAGGAGTGTGCCATCCCAGGTGAGTGAGCGATGGGCAGGAGCAGGGACGGGGATGAAGAAGGCAGGAGACAGGCCttactgcccacccccacccccgacccatACCACATTTCCCTTCCCAAGGCCGATGGCCTGCAGCCTGCCCGAGGGACAAGCTCACGTTGGTTTCCTGAGGGACAGCAACATGGGAAAGGAACGTAGAGCAGGTAAGACACTGGCTCAGACCCTTGTGTCCTGGATTGCAGGTACGGTGGAGGGAGGACCTGGTGTCTCCTGTCTCTGCATCAGAGC harbors:
- the ZWINT gene encoding ZW10 interactor isoform X6, with the protein product MAEAEAEVGARAQALEALAALGDILEPVGRQEEVELPAQILAEFVMDSRKKDKLLCSQLQVVDFLQNFLAQEGIVQGLDPLASEDTSRQKALAVKEQWKELKATYQEHVEAITGALTQALAKTEEAQSKRVQLQEALEQLQAKKQVAMERARTAQKQWQLQQEKRLQHLAEASAEVRQRQRGAQQELERLRQELGALQQQAGQKRDRLQRHQTFLRLLHILQGEPLLPGAETERPQELGIPEAKPREQNTGDAVGKDRSVPSQVRWREDLVSPVSASELCFHQGDCRT
- the ZWINT gene encoding ZW10 interactor isoform X3; protein product: MAEAEAEVGARAQALEALAALGDILEPVGRQEEVELPAQILAEFVMDSRKKDKLLCSQLQVVDFLQNFLAQEGIVQGLDPLASEDTSRQKALAVKEQWKELKATYQEHVEAITGALTQALAKTEEAQSKRVQLQEALEQLQAKKQVAMERARTAQKQWQLQQEKRLQHLAEASAEVRQRQRGAQQELERLRQELGALQQQAGQKRDRLQRHQTFLRLLHILQGEPLLPGAETERPQELGIPEAKPREQNTGDAVGKDRSVPSQVRWREDLVSPVSASELCFHQGDCRKAPLPAGE
- the ZWINT gene encoding ZW10 interactor isoform X4, giving the protein MAEAEAEVGARAQALEALAALGDILEPVGRQEEVELPAQILAEFVMDSRKKDKLLCSQLQVVDFLQNFLAQEGIVQGLDPLASEDTSRQKALAVKEQWKELKATYQEHVEAITGALTQALAKTEEAQSKRVQLQEALEQLQAKKQVAMERARTAQKQWQLQQEKRLQHLAEASAEVRQRQRGAQQELERLRQELGALQQQAGQKRDRLQRHQTFLRLLHILQGEPLLPGAETERPQELGIPEAKPREQNTGDAVGKDRSVPSQVRWREDLVSPVSASELCFHQGDCSLPGHP
- the ZWINT gene encoding ZW10 interactor isoform X5, producing MAEAEAEVGARAQALEALAALGDILEPVGRQEEVELPAQILAEFVMDSRKKDKLLCSQLQVVDFLQNFLAQEGIVQGLDPLASEDTSRQKALAVKEQWKELKATYQEHVEAITGALTQALAKTEEAQSKRVQLQEALEQLQAKKQVAMERARTAQKQWQLQQEKRLQHLAEASAEVRQRQRGAQQELERLRQELGALQQQAGQKRDRLQRHQTFLRLLHILQGEPLLPGAETERPQELGIPEAKPREQNTGDAVGKDRSVPSQADGLQPARGTSSRWFPEGQQHGKGT
- the ZWINT gene encoding ZW10 interactor isoform X2; amino-acid sequence: MAEAEAEVGARAQALEALAALGDILEPVGRQEEVELPAQILAEFVMDSRKKDKLLCSQLQVVDFLQNFLAQEGIVQGLDPLASEDTSRQKALAVKEQWKELKATYQEHVEAITGALTQALAKTEEAQSKRVQLQEALEQLQAKKQVAMERARTAQKQWQLQQEKRLQHLAEASAEVRQRQRGAQQELERLRQELGALQQQAGQKRDRLQRHQTFLRLLHILQGEPLLPGAETERPQELGIPEAKPREQNTGDAVGKDRSVPSQVRWREDLVSPVSASELCFHQGDCRFQINLSQHPHI
- the ZWINT gene encoding ZW10 interactor isoform X7, which codes for MAEAEAEVGARAQALEALAALGDILEPVGRQEEVELPAQILAEFVMDSRKKDKLLCSQLQVVDFLQNFLAQEGIVQGLDPLASEDTSRQKALAVKEQWKELKATYQEHVEAITGALTQALAKTEEAQSKRVQLQEALEQLQAKKQVAMERARTAQKQWQLQQEKRLQHLAEASAEVRQRQRGAQQELERLRQELGALQQQAGQKRDRLQRHQTFLRLLHILQGEPLLPGAETERPQELGIPEAKPREQNTGDAVGKDRSVPSQIPD
- the ZWINT gene encoding ZW10 interactor isoform X1; the encoded protein is MAEAEAEVGARAQALEALAALGDILEPVGRQEEVELPAQILAEFVMDSRKKDKLLCSQLQVVDFLQNFLAQEGIVQGLDPLASEDTSRQKALAVKEQWKELKATYQEHVEAITGALTQALAKTEEAQSKRVQLQEALEQLQAKKQVAMERARTAQKQWQLQQEKRLQHLAEASAEVRQRQRGAQQELERLRQELGALQQQAGQKRDRLQRHQTFLRLLHILQGEPLLPGAETERPQELGIPEAKPREQNTGDAVGKDRSVPSQVRWREDLVSPVSASELCFHQGDCRRSFISNISRVKAGFVIHCRMSTLTLIGWMWLFRGGHLHPRLGPGSRSDGHQHRLAAPHSSFACTAPTTFSVSTFLYPMFVTFSLYLNI